The nucleotide sequence GTGGTGAGCAGGTCCAGCAGCCGTGGCCGCACCAGCGGATCGGCCGGGTAGGGGCTCGGGTGCAGCGTGGTGGCCAGGACCGGGACGGAACCCGGCTGGTCGGCCCCACCCTCGCTCGCGCCTGCCATGTCGCCCAGACACCCGTCCGTTCGTCCGCGCTGGTCAGCGCCCCAGCCCGCAGGTGCGCCGCACCTCCCACGCTACGCGGGGGCTGCGGCGCACTACGCTCCCGAGATGCCCACCCCCCTGGTGTTCCGGGCCCCGATGCACTCCCGCCGGGAGGACGCCGGCCCCGGTCCCAGCGTCGCTCGCGCCCTGGCCCTGGGGGTGTGCGGGACGGGCGGAGTGCTGAGCCTGGCCCCGGCCGACCTCGCCACCGCCGTGGAGCGCGCGGCAGCCGAGCTCGACGAGCGCACCGCACGGCGGCTGGAGCGCTTCGGCGCCGTTCCCGACGGGTCGTTCGTGTGGACGCGCGACGCAGAGGGCAGCTACTGGCTGGGCCGGCTGGACGGTCCGTACCGCTACGACGGCAGCCCCGAGGCGGCGGCGGTGGACCTGGTGCACGTGCGCGACTGCCAGTGGCGGGAGACGCCGGTGCCCGAGCCCGAGGTGCCCGCAGCCACGCTGCAGACCTTCGCTCGCGGCGGGCGCAACTTCCAGCAGACCCACGACGGGAGGGTGGCCGAGCAGACGGCACGGCTCTGGTCCGACCCACGCTGATCGCGGCGCCGATCTGTGGGAACATGCTGTTGGCTACTCGGCGGTAACAAGCGTTGCCGTCGCCCTCGACGAATCGGGAGACCTGAGACGTGGCGCGCGAGTTCTCGACCATCGGAGTTGTCGGCCTGGGCACCATGGGTGCGGGCATCACCGAAGTACTGGCCCGTAGCGGCTTCAGCGTGGTTGCCGTGGAGCACGACGCGGCCGGTCAAGAGCGGGGTCGTCAGCACCTCGACCACTCCACCGAGCGTGCGGTGACCCGCGGCAAGCTCTCCGCCGAGGACCAGCAGGCCATCCTGGGCCGCATCACCTTCAGCACCGACCTGAGCGACCTCGCCGACGCCGACTTCGTCATCGAGGCCATCCCGGAGAAGCTCGCGCTCAAGGCCGAGCTGCTCAAGAAGCTGGACGAGATCGTGCGTCCCGAGGTCATCCTGGCCTCCAACACCTCCTCGCTGTCGATCACCGAGCTGGGCGTGCAGACCCAGCGCCCCGGCCGCGTGGTCGGCATGCACTTCTTCAACCCCGCGCCGGTGCAGGAGCTCGTCGAGGTGGTCCGCACGGTCGTCACCGAGCCCGACGTGATCGACGACGTCACCGCGCTGGCCGAGAAGATCGGCAAGACCCCCGTGGTCATCGGTGACCGTGCGGGCTTCATCGCCAACGCCCTGCTCTTCGGCTACCTCAACCACGCCGCGCGGATGCTGGAGGCCAAGTACGCCAGCCGCGAGGACATCGACGCCGGCATGCGCTACGGCTGTGGCTACCCGATGGGCCCGCTGGCCCTGCTCGACCTCATCGGCCTGGACACCGCCTACGAGATCCTCGACTCGATGTACCACCAGTCGCGCAACCGGCTGCACGCCCCGGCCCCGCTGTTCAAGCAGATGATCACCGCCGGCCTGCTGGGCCGGAAGTCCGGCCGCGGCTTCTACACCTACGCCGCGCCGGACTCCTCCGAGGTCGTCGCGGACGCCTCCACCGCGGCCGCGGCCGTGGACGAGAGCGTGCCCACCCGGACGATCTCCTCGGTCGGCGTGGTGGGCACCGGCACCATGGCCACCGGCATCGTCGAGGTATTCGCCAAGGCCGGCCACGACGTGCTGCTGCGCGGCCGCACCACGGAGAAGGCGCAGGCCGCCGTGGGCGCTGTGCAGAAGTCGCTGGACCGCGCGGTGAAGAAGGGTCGGCTGTCCGAGGCCGACCGCGACACCATCCTGGCCCGGGTCACCCCCACCGCGGCGCTGGAGGATTTCTCCACCGTGGACCTGGTGGTCGAGGCCGTCGCCGAGGACCTCGAGGTCAAGCGCTCGGTGTTCACCACCCTCGACGAGGTGTGCAAGCCGGGCGCGATCCTGGCCACCACCACCTCCTCGCTGCCGGTGGTGGAGTGCGCGGCCGCCACCAAGCGCCCCGGCGACGTGGTGGGCCTGCACTTCTTCAACCCGGCACCTGTGATGAAGCTGGTGGAGATCGTGCACACCGTCTCCACCGACGCCGACGTGATCGCCACCGCCCAGAAGCTGTGCCTGGACCTGAAGAAGGTGCCGGTGCACTGCGGTGACCGTGCCGGCTTCATCGTCAACGCGCTGCTGTTCCCGTACCTCAACGACGCGGTGAGCATGCTCGAGGCGCACTACGCCAGCGCCGACGACATCGACACGGCCATGCGCCTGGGCTGCCGCCTGCCGATGGGGCCGTTCCAGCTGCTGGACGTGGTGGGCCTGGACGTCTCCCTGGCCATCGAGAAGACGCTGTACAACGAGTTCCGCGACGCCGGCCTGGCCCCGGCGCCCCTGCTGGAGCACCTGGTGACGGCGGGTCGCCTGGGTCGCAAGACCGGCAAGGGCTTCCGGGACTACAGCTAGCCCGCTCTGGTCAGCGAGAACAGTGCCCCGACACAACCACCCCCGGCGCCGCAGCGGTCCCACCTCCGCTGCGGCGGCCAGGGGTGTCGGGGCTGAGGGTTTCGGGGCCAGGGGTTTCGGGGCCAGGGGTTTCGGGGCGGGAACCCGTTCCGAGAGCGGGCCGGACGGCGAGTGGGCCGTCCGGCCCGTCCCTGCGTCGGGGGCCGGAAAGATCTACCGGTGCCCGGGCTGCGACCACACCATCGCCGCCGGGGTCGCGCACGTGGTGGCGTGGCGGACTGATGACCCCGGAGGTGTGGAGGACCGCAGGCACTGGCACAACGGGTGCTGGGCGGGCCGCGGACGGCGTGGCCTGACCCGCCGCTGGTCGTGAGGGTGAGCTGACCGGCTAGCGGGGCTGACCCGCCGGCTGCTCGGCACCAGAGCGCGCCGACGGCCGGGGCTTGCTCGTCGCAGAGCCGGGCTCGTCCTGCTCGGACTCCCCCTGCTCGGGGTGCTGCCCACCCACGCTGCCCCGTCCGGCCGTGTCGGGTGCGCCGCTGGGCTGAGGTGCGACTGCTGCCTCGACCTCGGCCTCCTCCGCCGTGCGGGCCGCGGCCGAGGCTGAGGCGCTGGTGTAGTCGCCGGCCAGCTGGACCGCCTCGTCGTGCGGCGCCGCCAGCATCGCGGGCAGGTCCGCGAGGACGTCCCGAACCGCGACCAGCTGCTCGCCCACCCGCTCCCGCAGCGCGGCCAGCTCACGCACCTTCTCCTTGGCGGCCTCGGTGCGCTGCTCGGCCTGCTCGGTGGCGCGCTGCAGCCGCCGCTGGGCCTCGGTGGTGGCGTCGCGGACGCGGCGCTCGGCCTCCGCCTTGCTCGTCGCCTCCTGTGCCTGCACGGCGCGGATCGACTCCGAGCGGCGCGAGGACATCGCCAGCTCGAAGTCCTCCTGGACCCGCTGCTGGCGGGCGTCCTCCTCGTGGGCGATGCGGGCGGCCTCCGCCTCGGCACTGCGCACGATCTCGGTTGCCTCGTCGTTGGCCTTGCGCATGGTGGAGGTGTGCTGGTTCTCCATGGCCGCTCTGCGGTGGTCGGCCTCCCGGATCTGCTGGTCCCAGTGCGCCTTCAGCTCGGCGATCTGGCGGGCGCTCTCCTCCTGCAGGACGGCGACGTCGTGCTCGGTGGTGGACCTGAGCTCGCGGACGTCACGCTCGGTGACGCGCTTGAGCTCGGCCACCTCCCGCTCGGAGTCGGCCCGCCAGCGAGCCACCTCCTGCGCGGCGTGCGCCCGCAGCTCGCCGACCTCCTGCTCGGTCACCGAGCGCAGCTCGGAGGCCTCCCGCTCGGTACGAGTGCGCAGCTCGGTGGCCTCGCGCTCGGCCCGCGTGCGCAGCTCGGTGGCCTCCGCGCGGAGCCAGAGGATCTGCTGCTCGGAGCGCTCCCGAAGGTCGGCCACGTCCTGCTCGGCGCTCGCCCGGATCTCGGCAGCCTCCTGCTCGGCCACTGACCGCATCTCCGCGGAGTCGGCCTCGGCCCGCGCCTTGATCTCGGAAGCCTCGTCGTGGGCCAGGCGCAGCATCCGCAGCATGCGGTCGCTGAGCCCAGCCGTGCTGTCCAGGCCGGACACGATGCTGTCCAGCTGGCTGCTGAGGTTCTCGACCTCGGCGCGGGCCTCCTCCAGCTGGCTGGAGAGGTCCGCGACCTGGGCGGCGACAGCGTCCCGGTCGGCAGCGGTGACCCGGAGCTCGGCATCGAGCCGCTGCAGGTGGTCGTTCACCTGCTCGCGGTCGTAACCACGACGAACCAGGTCGAAGGGGCCGTCTACCGGAAAGAAACCATGCTCCGATGCCATGCCCGATACGCTACCGGCGCCGGTACGCTGTCGTCGCCATCCCACGCGCTAGTGGGCCGCCTAGATGCCGCGGAACCGGTTGATCTCGTCGATGTGACGCTCCCGCATCGCGGTGTCGCGCACACCGAGGCCCTCCTCGGGCGCCAGGCAGAGCACGCCGACCTTGCCCTGGTGCAGGTTGCGGTGCACGTCGTAGGCCGCCTGACCCACCTCGTCCATCGGGTACACCCGCGACAGCGTGGGGTGCACCAGGCCCTTGCTGATCAGCCGGTTGGCCTCGTAGGACTCGCGGTAGTTGGCGAAGTGCGAGCTCACGATGCGCTTGAGGTTCATCCACAGGTAGCGGTTGTCGTACTCGTGCATGTAGCCGCTGGTGGAGGCGCAGGTGACGATGGTGCCACCCTTGCGGGCGACGTAGACGCTGGCGCCGAAGGTCTCGCGGCCCGGGTGCTCGAACACGATGTCCGGGTCCTCACCGCCGGTGAGCTCCCGGATCTTCTTGCCGAAGCGCTGCCACTCCTTGGGGTCCTGGGTGCGCTCGTCCGACCAGAACTTGTAGTCCTCGGCGTTGCGGTCGATGATCAGCTCCGCGCCCATCTTGCGGCAGATCTCAGCCTTCTCCGGGCTGGAGACGACGCAGATCGGGATGGCGCCACCGTTGAGGGCCATCTGCGTGGCGTAGGAGCCCAGGCCACCCGAGGCGCCCCAGATCAGGACGGTGTCGCCCTGCTTCATGTCGGCACCGTTGCGGCTGACCAGCTGGCGGTAGGCGGTGGAGTTGACCAGGCCGGGGGAGGCGGCCTCCTCCCAGGTGAGGTGGGCCGGCTTCGGCATCAGCTGGTTGGACTTGACCAGCGACAGGTGCGCGAGCCCACCGAAGTTGGTCTCGAAGCCCCAGATGCGCTGCTGGTTGTCCAGCATCGTGTCGTTGTGGCCGTCCGGGCTCTCCAGCTCGACGGACAGGCAGTGCGCGACCACCTCGTCACCGGGCTTCCAGGCGCTGACGCCCGGGCCGGTGCGCAGCACGACGCCGGCCAGGTCGGAGCCGATGACGTGGTACGGCAGGTCGTGCCGCTTGGTGAGCTCGTTGAGCTTGCCGTAGCGCTTGAGGAAGCTGAACGTGGAGACGGGCTCGAAGATCGACGTCCACACGGTGTTGTAGTTGATGGAGCTGGCCATCACGGCGATGATCGCCTCGCCGGGGCCGAGCTCGGGGGTGGGGACGTCCTCCACGTGCAGGGACTCCCGGGGGTCCTTCTCCCGGGTGGTGCGGCCCTCGAACATGTTGGCCTCGTCCGCGTGCACGGTCACCGCGCGGTAGGTCTTGGGCAGGGGCAGCGAGCCGATCTCGTCCAGCTTGTCGGCCTGGATCGCGGCGAGAATCTCATCCACAGGACACACCTCCGTAGGACGCCAGACGGCGCCGGGGAACAAGTCGGCGGGAATGTTACCGACTGGTAACCCGCCGGGGCGAACAGGTGGTCATCGACACACCGCGAATGGTGCTGCGCCCGAGCCGACCTCGCGTGGTGTCGGCCCGGGCGCCCCGGTTCCGGTGGTCTCGCCGCCGCTAGTGCTCGCTGGCGGCAGCCGGCTCGACCAGCTCGACGAGCACGCCGCCGGCGTCCTTGGGGTGCACGAAGTTGACCCGGGAGTTGGAGGTGCCACGGCGCGGGGTGTCGTAGAGCAGGCGCAGGCCCTTGTCGCGCAGGGCCTGGGCGACGGCCTCCACGTCGGTGACGCGGTAGGCCAGCTGCTGCAGGCCCGGGCCGTTGCGGTCGATGAACTTGGCGATGGTGGACTCCGGGGACAGCGGAGCGAGCAGCTGCACCTGGGCGTTGCCGACGCCGACCATCGCCTCGCGCACGCCCTGCTCCTCGTTGACCTCCTGGTGGGTGACCTCCAGGCCGAGCACGTCGCGGTACCAGGCGATGGCCACGTCCAGGTCGGGGACGGCCACGCCGACGTGGTCGATGGCGGTGACGAGCGCGGAGTCGCCCAGGGCGGGCAGGGCGGGGGGATTGTCCTTGGCAGAAGTAGTCATGGCCACAACCTAGCC is from Rhodococcus sp. X156 and encodes:
- a CDS encoding GAF domain-containing protein; this encodes MPTPLVFRAPMHSRREDAGPGPSVARALALGVCGTGGVLSLAPADLATAVERAAAELDERTARRLERFGAVPDGSFVWTRDAEGSYWLGRLDGPYRYDGSPEAAAVDLVHVRDCQWRETPVPEPEVPAATLQTFARGGRNFQQTHDGRVAEQTARLWSDPR
- the ccrA gene encoding crotonyl-CoA carboxylase/reductase, which codes for MDEILAAIQADKLDEIGSLPLPKTYRAVTVHADEANMFEGRTTREKDPRESLHVEDVPTPELGPGEAIIAVMASSINYNTVWTSIFEPVSTFSFLKRYGKLNELTKRHDLPYHVIGSDLAGVVLRTGPGVSAWKPGDEVVAHCLSVELESPDGHNDTMLDNQQRIWGFETNFGGLAHLSLVKSNQLMPKPAHLTWEEAASPGLVNSTAYRQLVSRNGADMKQGDTVLIWGASGGLGSYATQMALNGGAIPICVVSSPEKAEICRKMGAELIIDRNAEDYKFWSDERTQDPKEWQRFGKKIRELTGGEDPDIVFEHPGRETFGASVYVARKGGTIVTCASTSGYMHEYDNRYLWMNLKRIVSSHFANYRESYEANRLISKGLVHPTLSRVYPMDEVGQAAYDVHRNLHQGKVGVLCLAPEEGLGVRDTAMRERHIDEINRFRGI
- the mce gene encoding methylmalonyl-CoA epimerase yields the protein MTTSAKDNPPALPALGDSALVTAIDHVGVAVPDLDVAIAWYRDVLGLEVTHQEVNEEQGVREAMVGVGNAQVQLLAPLSPESTIAKFIDRNGPGLQQLAYRVTDVEAVAQALRDKGLRLLYDTPRRGTSNSRVNFVHPKDAGGVLVELVEPAAASEH
- a CDS encoding ATP/GTP-binding protein, translated to MPRHNHPRRRSGPTSAAAARGVGAEGFGARGFGARGFGAGTRSESGPDGEWAVRPVPASGAGKIYRCPGCDHTIAAGVAHVVAWRTDDPGGVEDRRHWHNGCWAGRGRRGLTRRWS
- a CDS encoding 3-hydroxybutyryl-CoA dehydrogenase → MSSVGVVGTGTMATGIVEVFAKAGHDVLLRGRTTEKAQAAVGAVQKSLDRAVKKGRLSEADRDTILARVTPTAALEDFSTVDLVVEAVAEDLEVKRSVFTTLDEVCKPGAILATTTSSLPVVECAAATKRPGDVVGLHFFNPAPVMKLVEIVHTVSTDADVIATAQKLCLDLKKVPVHCGDRAGFIVNALLFPYLNDAVSMLEAHYASADDIDTAMRLGCRLPMGPFQLLDVVGLDVSLAIEKTLYNEFRDAGLAPAPLLEHLVTAGRLGRKTGKGFRDYS